The Halobellus sp. MBLA0158 genome has a window encoding:
- the metG gene encoding methionine--tRNA ligase, which produces MSHEDFPTDEPTVVTCGLPYANGDLHIGHLRTYVGGDIYSRALKRLGQDTAFVSGSDMHGTPVAVNAEEEGVTPEEFALRHHEQYEATFPKFDVEFDNYGHTHDETNLETTREIVRTLEEEGYVYEKEIPVAYDPGADQWLPDRFVEGTCPYCGEHARGDECDEGCGRHLEPGEIEDPVSAITGNPAEYHEREHKFFAVSDLQEYLSGFLDRLEGTSNAQNQPREWIEGELQDWCITRDMDWGVDYPGDEDLVLYVWVDAPIEYISSTKQYTDRVGSDVFDWEEAWRDEGEIVHIIGRDIIQHHTVFWPAMLHAAGYTEPRAVMASGFITLEGKGFSTSRNRAVWADEYLEEGFRPDLLRYYLATNGGFQQDVDFSWAKFRERVNNELVGTVGNFAYRSMLFAAREFGGTPDADLSDDVRERIEAAIDDFRAGVNDYSVRDIGESAVRLAQFGNEYIQKHEPWKLDDDDPEKARVIRDCVQIATAVAVLFEPVTPEAAEHLWEDLNADGDVHAVGVEAALDAPGEEFDEPTELFEKIPEERVEELNEKLEARVAEATADEDDESGEEDEDSDDAAADLEPIADERIGFEDFQDLDIRVGEILDAEGVEGADKLAKLTVDIGVEERQIVAGIKQLHDLDSLPGTKIVVVANLEKAELFGVESNGMLLAAGEQADLLTTHGDAEPGTKIR; this is translated from the coding sequence ATGAGCCACGAGGACTTCCCCACCGACGAGCCGACGGTGGTGACCTGCGGCCTGCCGTACGCCAACGGCGACCTCCACATCGGTCACCTCCGCACGTACGTCGGCGGCGACATCTACAGCCGTGCGCTGAAGCGACTCGGACAGGACACCGCCTTCGTCTCCGGGTCGGACATGCACGGCACGCCCGTCGCGGTCAACGCCGAGGAGGAGGGCGTCACGCCCGAGGAGTTCGCGCTCCGGCACCACGAGCAGTACGAGGCGACCTTCCCGAAGTTCGACGTCGAGTTCGACAACTACGGCCACACCCACGACGAGACGAACCTCGAAACGACACGGGAGATCGTCCGCACGCTGGAGGAAGAGGGCTACGTCTACGAGAAGGAGATCCCCGTCGCCTACGACCCCGGGGCCGACCAGTGGCTCCCCGACCGCTTCGTCGAGGGCACCTGTCCGTACTGCGGCGAGCACGCCCGCGGCGACGAGTGCGACGAGGGCTGCGGCCGCCACCTCGAACCCGGCGAGATCGAAGACCCCGTCTCGGCGATCACGGGCAACCCCGCCGAGTACCACGAGCGCGAGCACAAATTCTTCGCCGTCTCGGACCTCCAGGAGTATCTCTCTGGCTTCCTCGACCGACTGGAGGGCACCTCGAACGCGCAGAATCAGCCCCGCGAGTGGATCGAGGGCGAACTCCAGGACTGGTGTATCACCCGCGATATGGACTGGGGCGTCGACTACCCCGGCGACGAGGACCTCGTCCTCTACGTCTGGGTCGACGCGCCGATCGAGTACATCTCCTCGACCAAGCAGTACACAGACCGCGTCGGCAGCGACGTCTTCGACTGGGAGGAGGCGTGGCGCGACGAAGGGGAAATCGTCCACATCATCGGCCGCGACATCATCCAACATCACACCGTCTTCTGGCCGGCGATGCTCCACGCCGCGGGCTACACCGAGCCCCGCGCGGTGATGGCCTCGGGGTTCATCACCCTCGAAGGCAAGGGCTTTTCGACCTCCAGAAACCGCGCCGTCTGGGCCGACGAATATCTGGAAGAGGGCTTCCGCCCGGACCTCCTCCGCTACTACCTCGCGACAAACGGCGGCTTCCAGCAGGACGTCGACTTCTCGTGGGCGAAGTTCCGCGAGCGCGTGAACAACGAACTCGTCGGGACGGTCGGCAACTTCGCGTACCGCTCGATGCTCTTCGCCGCCCGGGAGTTCGGCGGCACGCCCGACGCCGACCTATCGGACGACGTCCGCGAGCGCATCGAGGCGGCGATCGATGACTTCCGCGCGGGCGTCAACGACTACTCCGTCCGCGACATCGGCGAGAGCGCGGTCCGCCTCGCGCAGTTCGGCAACGAGTACATCCAGAAGCACGAGCCCTGGAAGCTCGACGACGACGATCCCGAGAAGGCCCGGGTCATCCGCGACTGCGTCCAGATCGCGACCGCCGTGGCCGTCCTGTTCGAGCCGGTCACGCCCGAGGCCGCAGAGCACCTCTGGGAGGACCTCAACGCCGACGGCGACGTCCACGCGGTCGGCGTCGAGGCCGCACTCGACGCCCCCGGCGAGGAGTTCGACGAGCCCACGGAGCTCTTCGAGAAGATCCCCGAAGAGCGCGTCGAGGAGCTCAACGAGAAGCTCGAAGCGCGCGTCGCGGAGGCGACGGCCGACGAAGACGACGAGAGCGGCGAGGAGGACGAGGATTCCGACGACGCCGCGGCCGACCTCGAACCGATCGCCGACGAGCGGATCGGCTTCGAGGACTTCCAGGACCTGGACATCCGCGTCGGCGAGATTCTCGACGCCGAGGGCGTCGAGGGCGCGGACAAGCTCGCGAAGCTGACCGTCGACATCGGCGTCGAGGAGCGCCAGATCGTCGCCGGTATCAAGCAGCTCCACGACCTCGATTCCCTCCCCGGGACCAAGATCGTCGTCGTCGCAAACCTGGAGAAGGCCGAACTGTTCGGCGTCGAGTCCAACGGAATGCTGCTCGCGGCGGGCGAGCAGGCCGATCTGCTGACGACCCACGGCGATGCCGAGCCCGGCACGAAGATCCGGTAA
- a CDS encoding DUF7312 domain-containing protein, whose protein sequence is MSDHDPDRDRTAEDDPVRSPVGFDPDSDSDSGSDPDAASTIGTQLDEGLTFERPPIEPERPKPENALFVVLGVLGTVVLLASAFAPGLI, encoded by the coding sequence ATGAGCGATCACGACCCGGACCGCGACCGGACCGCCGAGGACGACCCCGTTCGGAGTCCGGTCGGCTTCGACCCCGATTCCGATTCCGATTCCGGTTCCGACCCCGACGCGGCTTCGACGATCGGCACCCAACTCGACGAGGGGCTGACGTTCGAGCGTCCGCCGATCGAACCCGAGCGCCCGAAGCCGGAGAACGCGCTGTTCGTCGTGCTCGGCGTGCTCGGCACCGTCGTCCTCCTGGCGTCGGCGTTCGCGCCGGGCCTCATCTGA
- a CDS encoding restriction endonuclease, with translation MIPELEPDEFVSFLGDLWRERGWNVSMKERADETHFVIGKRGDGKRGVIYVFPTTTATVTERHLKQFVTFCRKRGIDVAVVATQGAFAEGAQRIAGQRGVHLLDRETLETTVSEGGFDDLLAQYTETTGLAAVFERLRDVGVPVPEGLEDRLPDVGAAVAGLRAKVGLTAEGSGDESDGGDGGGTDGDPGDRSRLDQVTDRLGGIASGSVPAGVVPVVLVVAFLIGATIGPAVGLGGGLLGSGGDAGPGVSAMSTAGANATVDARWNAETRDGLSVNGTSFEPPDGQTFLLVRLNVTNGGDSPIQLQQSAFAVEVAGQRYGRQPLDGVTGFPSAGLFEPDESREVWLVFSVPADAESATLVYDGELMLRFERDSAITPEATVPDDG, from the coding sequence GTGATCCCCGAACTGGAGCCCGATGAGTTCGTCTCGTTCCTCGGCGACCTGTGGCGCGAGCGCGGCTGGAACGTTTCGATGAAGGAGCGCGCCGACGAGACCCACTTCGTGATCGGCAAGCGCGGCGACGGCAAGCGCGGCGTCATCTACGTCTTCCCGACGACGACCGCGACCGTCACCGAGCGGCACCTCAAGCAGTTCGTCACGTTCTGTCGGAAGCGCGGCATCGACGTCGCCGTCGTCGCCACCCAGGGCGCCTTCGCGGAGGGCGCCCAGCGCATCGCCGGCCAGCGCGGGGTCCACCTCCTCGACCGCGAGACGCTCGAAACCACCGTCTCGGAGGGCGGCTTCGACGACCTCCTCGCCCAGTACACCGAGACGACCGGTCTCGCGGCCGTCTTCGAGCGCCTCCGCGACGTCGGCGTGCCCGTGCCGGAGGGGCTCGAAGACCGCCTGCCGGACGTCGGCGCCGCGGTCGCGGGACTCCGGGCGAAGGTCGGCCTCACCGCGGAGGGATCGGGCGACGAATCGGACGGTGGCGACGGTGGCGGGACCGACGGAGACCCCGGGGACAGGTCCAGACTCGACCAGGTGACGGACCGGCTCGGCGGGATCGCCTCGGGATCGGTGCCGGCGGGCGTCGTCCCCGTCGTGCTCGTCGTCGCGTTCCTGATCGGCGCGACCATCGGCCCGGCGGTCGGCCTCGGCGGCGGGCTCTTGGGCTCGGGCGGCGATGCGGGCCCCGGCGTGTCCGCGATGTCGACCGCGGGCGCGAACGCGACGGTCGACGCACGGTGGAACGCCGAGACGCGCGACGGCCTGAGTGTCAACGGAACCTCCTTCGAGCCGCCCGACGGGCAGACGTTCCTGCTCGTTCGCCTGAACGTCACCAACGGCGGCGACAGCCCGATCCAGCTCCAGCAGTCGGCGTTCGCGGTCGAAGTCGCCGGCCAGCGCTACGGCCGGCAACCGCTCGATGGCGTGACGGGCTTCCCGAGCGCCGGGCTCTTCGAGCCCGACGAGAGCCGCGAGGTGTGGCTCGTGTTCAGCGTCCCGGCCGACGCAGAGAGCGCGACGCTCGTCTACGACGGCGAACTGATGCTCCGGTTCGAGCGCGACTCGGCGATCACGCCCGAGGCGACCGTCCCGGACGACGGCTGA
- a CDS encoding DUF7282 domain-containing protein, translating into MLPLTIVCCLLVGAVAPVSGLAAVPAAPAPTPTPVAAIDAGPLRAQTEDASGSFGQDNLTVTRGNEVTISVSHSGPANLTIGGSEYGFDVTVQLGGSGSTEVVLDTRATTAADPNEFIEGGSPTMHSDPLEEAIEPEDYLLRLEVDGVEQDLATLTVEPRGETTAASYRAPASFTPEEYTGGGEDGDADVGTLTSQMSAGETVARGDYAVVRFEESGLETALNASDLTGSAAANGLKVNFTQTDPGPNHAAREYVATAGANVSVLPNFENDRIYVLWNTSGVPIEDRSGRNRYRAALTLTDESGLVASETTLATTAFALEAPSVSLSPEGDATHYPWENDTFTVTGRTNRAPNTTLEVRLRSDDPNAFLQLRDATVGGDGRFAADFDLGSVSRGTNATLWVREYFLQTAQDVYLVAPDPSVRIDDQTANGTSLTVASAEIPSGGFVRLEDVDGESVGRSDYLEPGRHENLAAELSTPLFESQRLRAELVRADANGSYRANAEAYADDGVVVNDTAVIDFPPAPTETPAATQTATATATPTPTETPYPVVTRTPLAPAGATQSSLPLSPGVAVAAVLALGALLARRGRGGESS; encoded by the coding sequence ATGCTTCCCCTCACCATCGTTTGCTGCCTCCTCGTCGGTGCGGTAGCCCCGGTTTCGGGGCTCGCCGCAGTGCCGGCGGCGCCGGCGCCCACGCCCACGCCGGTCGCAGCGATCGACGCGGGTCCACTGCGCGCACAGACCGAGGACGCCTCGGGCTCGTTCGGCCAGGACAATCTGACGGTGACCCGCGGCAACGAGGTCACGATCTCGGTCTCGCACTCGGGCCCCGCGAACCTCACGATCGGCGGGTCCGAGTACGGCTTCGATGTCACCGTCCAGCTCGGCGGTAGCGGCTCGACCGAAGTCGTCCTCGACACCCGCGCGACGACCGCCGCGGACCCGAACGAGTTCATCGAGGGCGGCTCGCCGACGATGCACTCGGATCCCCTCGAGGAAGCGATCGAGCCCGAAGACTACCTCCTGCGGCTCGAAGTCGACGGCGTCGAACAGGACCTCGCCACGCTCACCGTCGAACCCCGCGGCGAGACGACTGCGGCGTCCTACCGCGCCCCGGCGTCGTTCACCCCCGAGGAGTACACCGGCGGCGGCGAGGACGGCGACGCCGACGTGGGGACGCTGACGAGCCAGATGAGCGCGGGCGAGACCGTCGCCCGCGGCGACTACGCCGTCGTCCGGTTCGAAGAGAGCGGCCTCGAAACCGCGCTGAACGCGAGTGATCTCACCGGAAGCGCGGCCGCGAACGGCCTGAAGGTCAACTTCACGCAGACCGACCCCGGCCCGAACCACGCGGCCCGCGAGTACGTCGCGACGGCGGGCGCAAACGTCTCTGTGCTCCCGAACTTCGAGAACGACCGGATCTACGTGCTCTGGAACACGAGCGGCGTCCCGATCGAGGACCGGTCCGGGCGCAACCGCTACCGCGCGGCGCTCACGCTCACCGACGAGAGCGGCCTCGTCGCCTCGGAGACGACGCTCGCGACGACGGCGTTCGCCCTCGAAGCGCCGTCGGTGTCGCTGTCGCCGGAGGGCGATGCGACCCACTACCCGTGGGAGAACGACACCTTCACCGTTACGGGCCGGACGAACCGCGCGCCCAACACGACCCTCGAAGTCCGACTGCGCTCGGACGACCCGAACGCCTTCCTCCAACTCCGAGACGCGACTGTCGGCGGCGACGGCCGCTTCGCGGCCGACTTCGACCTCGGCTCGGTCTCCCGCGGCACGAACGCGACGCTGTGGGTCCGGGAGTACTTCCTCCAGACCGCCCAGGACGTCTACCTGGTCGCGCCCGATCCGAGCGTCCGGATCGACGACCAGACCGCCAACGGCACGTCGCTGACCGTCGCGAGCGCGGAGATCCCCTCCGGCGGCTTCGTCCGGCTCGAAGACGTCGACGGCGAGTCGGTCGGCCGGAGCGACTACCTCGAACCCGGCCGTCACGAGAACCTCGCCGCGGAACTGAGCACGCCCCTGTTCGAGTCTCAGCGGCTCCGCGCGGAGCTGGTCCGGGCGGACGCGAACGGCTCCTACCGGGCGAACGCCGAGGCGTACGCCGACGACGGCGTCGTCGTCAACGACACCGCGGTGATCGACTTCCCGCCGGCGCCGACCGAGACGCCGGCGGCGACACAGACCGCGACGGCGACGGCGACGCCCACGCCGACCGAGACGCCGTACCCCGTCGTGACGCGGACGCCGCTCGCGCCCGCCGGCGCGACGCAGTCGAGCCTCCCGCTGTCGCCGGGCGTCGCCGTCGCCGCGGTGCTCGCGCTCGGCGCGCTCTTGGCCCGCCGCGGCCGCGGAGGTGAGTCGTCGTGA
- a CDS encoding NfeD family protein produces the protein MFDRALAVALQLSIPPETLPLLLVAAGLGVSFLEAFAPGAHFIVLGIALLAAGLVGLVLGPLASPVVLAVLVLVFGGLALYGYRELDIYGGKGTAQTSDSTSLRGRTGRVTERVTPTEGEVKLDEGGFNPYYAARSVDGELDVGTEVVVVDPGGGNVVTVESVAAEYDEIDRALERGRREGAADAAGGDGGGSGEIDADAGAGADANESAGSESEPTDAEDPDVETERN, from the coding sequence ATGTTCGACCGAGCGCTCGCGGTCGCCCTCCAGCTCTCGATCCCGCCCGAGACGCTGCCGCTCCTCCTCGTGGCGGCCGGCCTCGGCGTCAGCTTCCTCGAAGCGTTCGCGCCGGGAGCGCACTTCATCGTCCTCGGGATCGCCCTGCTGGCGGCCGGACTGGTGGGGCTCGTGCTCGGGCCGCTGGCCTCACCCGTCGTGCTCGCGGTGCTCGTGCTCGTCTTCGGCGGCCTGGCGCTCTACGGCTACCGCGAACTCGACATCTACGGCGGCAAGGGCACGGCCCAGACGAGCGACTCGACGAGTCTCCGGGGGCGGACCGGCAGAGTGACAGAGCGCGTCACGCCCACCGAGGGCGAGGTGAAGCTCGACGAGGGCGGCTTCAATCCCTACTACGCCGCGCGCTCGGTCGACGGCGAACTCGACGTCGGGACCGAGGTCGTCGTCGTCGATCCCGGCGGCGGCAACGTCGTCACCGTCGAGTCCGTCGCCGCGGAGTACGACGAGATCGACCGCGCGCTCGAACGCGGGCGTCGCGAGGGCGCGGCGGACGCGGCCGGCGGCGACGGCGGCGGCTCCGGTGAGATCGACGCCGACGCCGGCGCTGGCGCCGACGCGAACGAGAGCGCGGGGTCGGAGTCGGAGCCGACGGATGCCGAAGATCCGGACGTCGAGACCGAGCGGAACTGA
- a CDS encoding YqaA family protein, with amino-acid sequence MAGDLLPEFGWLTQAVETATGWPGVGIIFVYSFLIAFALPGVSEVVLLAPLDLGLGEGGRLTVIILTSAVGKAAGSVFAFHIGQEVKEAGPVIRFLRNSRFDVIEWSERRTVEIAQRWGYAGLAAALSVPFFPDTLSIYAFAVLEEDYAKFAAATFAGSVGRLVVTLVGVGTVLSIV; translated from the coding sequence GTGGCGGGCGACCTCCTGCCGGAGTTCGGCTGGCTCACCCAGGCGGTCGAGACCGCCACGGGGTGGCCCGGCGTCGGCATCATCTTCGTCTACTCGTTCCTGATCGCGTTCGCGCTCCCGGGCGTGAGCGAGGTCGTCCTCCTGGCGCCGCTGGACCTCGGCCTCGGCGAAGGGGGACGCCTCACGGTCATCATCCTGACGAGCGCGGTCGGCAAGGCCGCGGGCAGCGTCTTCGCCTTCCACATCGGCCAGGAGGTCAAGGAGGCCGGGCCGGTCATCCGCTTTCTCCGCAACTCCCGGTTCGACGTGATCGAGTGGTCCGAGCGCCGCACCGTCGAGATCGCCCAGCGGTGGGGCTACGCGGGGCTCGCGGCCGCGCTGTCGGTCCCCTTCTTCCCCGACACGCTGTCGATCTACGCGTTCGCCGTCCTCGAAGAGGACTACGCGAAGTTCGCGGCCGCGACCTTCGCCGGAAGCGTGGGGCGGCTCGTCGTCACCCTCGTCGGCGTCGGGACGGTCCTGTCGATCGTCTAG
- the mfnA gene encoding tyrosine decarboxylase MfnA: MQRAAPQEFDRVLSSMCTEPHPDARAAAERFLATNPGDPATYNEVARLEARAVTELGRLAGLDVPPQTAPAERPHDADDSQTVDGGAESVPTRSGGDGSGVRDPDAAPHGYVTSGGTEANIQAVRSARERRGVANPNLVVPESAHFSFTKAADLLEVELRSVPTDADHRADVEAVAAAVDEETVLVVGVAGSTEYGRVDPIPEIAAVAHDAGAYCHVDAAWGGFLLPFTDHEWNFAHAGIDSLTIDPHKCGQAAIPAGGLLFREAAGMDALAVDTPYLESTSQASLTGTRSGAGVASAVAAIDALWPDGYRREYERADRLARWLAGELRDRGYDVPEVELPIVVADLRGSTFEALREREWRLSRTGSGLARIVMMPHVTQSSLRAFLDDLDAVR; encoded by the coding sequence ATGCAGCGGGCGGCCCCGCAGGAGTTCGACCGCGTTCTCTCGTCGATGTGTACGGAACCACACCCCGACGCGAGGGCGGCCGCAGAGCGGTTTCTCGCGACGAATCCCGGCGACCCGGCCACGTACAACGAGGTCGCGCGCTTGGAGGCCCGCGCGGTGACCGAACTCGGCCGGCTCGCCGGCCTCGACGTGCCGCCCCAGACCGCGCCCGCCGAGCGGCCGCACGACGCCGACGACTCCCAGACCGTCGACGGCGGCGCGGAGTCGGTGCCGACGCGCTCGGGCGGGGACGGAAGCGGCGTCCGCGACCCCGACGCGGCGCCCCACGGCTACGTCACGAGCGGCGGCACCGAGGCCAACATCCAGGCCGTGCGGTCGGCGCGGGAGCGACGTGGCGTCGCGAACCCGAACCTCGTCGTCCCCGAGAGCGCGCACTTCTCGTTCACGAAAGCGGCGGACCTTCTGGAGGTCGAACTGCGGTCGGTGCCGACCGACGCGGACCACCGCGCGGACGTCGAGGCGGTCGCCGCGGCCGTCGACGAGGAGACGGTCCTCGTCGTCGGCGTCGCCGGCAGCACCGAGTACGGCCGGGTCGATCCGATCCCCGAGATCGCGGCCGTCGCCCACGACGCCGGCGCGTACTGCCACGTCGACGCCGCCTGGGGGGGCTTCCTCCTCCCCTTCACGGACCACGAGTGGAACTTCGCCCACGCGGGGATCGACTCGCTGACGATCGACCCCCACAAGTGCGGCCAGGCGGCGATTCCCGCCGGCGGGCTCCTTTTCCGCGAGGCCGCGGGGATGGACGCGCTCGCGGTCGACACGCCGTATCTGGAATCCACCTCGCAGGCGTCGCTGACGGGCACCAGGAGCGGTGCGGGCGTCGCCAGCGCCGTCGCCGCCATCGACGCGCTGTGGCCCGACGGCTACCGCCGCGAGTACGAGCGCGCCGACCGGCTGGCGCGCTGGCTCGCCGGCGAACTCCGCGACCGCGGCTACGACGTCCCCGAGGTCGAACTCCCGATCGTCGTCGCCGACCTGCGCGGGAGCACCTTCGAGGCGCTCCGGGAGCGCGAGTGGCGCCTCTCGCGGACGGGCTCGGGGCTCGCGCGGATCGTGATGATGCCGCACGTCACACAGAGCAGCCTCCGGGCGTTCCTCGACGACCTCGACGCCGTCCGGTAG
- the pyk gene encoding pyruvate kinase, with translation MRKAKIVCTLGPASDEEPTIQALAEAGMSVARLNASHGTPDHRREVIRRIRAVDDRTERPLAAMVDLQGPEVRTAPLEEPIQLETDSEVRFVEGTDATPETVGLSYSIAAAEPGDTVLLDDGRIETTVLRVEDDAVVARVDSGGKLAGRKGVNLPGVDLDIDLITERDREELRVAAETEADFVAASFVRSAADVYTISDALDELGADIPVVAKVERAGAVENLEEIVDAAYGVMVARGDLGVEMPLEDVPIIQKRIIRRCHETGTPVITATEMLDSMIHARRPTRAEASDVANAVLDGTDAVMLSGETAIGDDPVRVVETMDRIVRQVESSDEYAEGREGRIPTPDGDSRTEALARSARYLARDVGASAIVAASESGYTARKTAKFRPAVPVVATTPTDRVRRQLALSWGVIPTYSPYRDGIDQMMDDAVDAALDVDAAASGDTLVVLSGMMTELEGTNTTNMLKLHVAAEAVATGRKVVGGRIAGPLAVSSDGDLSGVPEGAILALPADFDGEFDGDAAKLGGIVDARPGMTGYPALVARELDLPMISGAPLPERLSPGTTLTLHAERGIVYEGDVIRHRREPDRGRRGR, from the coding sequence ATGCGAAAAGCGAAGATCGTCTGTACGCTCGGCCCGGCGTCCGACGAGGAGCCGACGATCCAGGCCCTCGCGGAGGCGGGGATGAGCGTCGCGCGGCTCAACGCGAGCCACGGGACGCCCGACCACCGCCGGGAGGTGATCCGGCGGATCCGCGCGGTCGACGACCGGACGGAGCGCCCCCTGGCGGCGATGGTCGACCTCCAGGGGCCCGAGGTCAGGACCGCGCCGCTGGAGGAGCCGATCCAGCTCGAAACGGACTCGGAGGTCCGGTTCGTCGAGGGCACGGACGCGACGCCCGAGACCGTCGGGCTCTCGTACTCGATCGCCGCCGCGGAGCCGGGCGATACGGTCCTCCTCGACGACGGCCGCATCGAGACCACGGTGCTCCGCGTCGAGGACGACGCCGTCGTCGCCCGCGTCGACTCCGGCGGGAAGCTCGCCGGCCGCAAGGGCGTGAACCTCCCAGGCGTCGACCTCGACATCGACCTCATCACGGAGCGCGACCGCGAGGAACTCCGCGTCGCCGCCGAGACCGAGGCCGACTTCGTCGCGGCCTCGTTCGTCCGCTCGGCGGCCGACGTCTACACCATCAGCGACGCGCTTGACGAACTCGGCGCGGACATCCCCGTCGTCGCGAAGGTCGAGCGGGCCGGCGCGGTCGAGAACTTAGAGGAAATCGTCGACGCCGCCTACGGCGTGATGGTCGCCCGCGGCGACCTCGGCGTCGAGATGCCGCTCGAAGACGTCCCGATCATCCAAAAGCGGATCATCCGCCGGTGCCACGAGACGGGAACGCCCGTCATCACCGCGACGGAGATGCTTGATTCGATGATCCACGCCCGGCGGCCGACCCGCGCGGAGGCCTCCGACGTCGCCAACGCCGTCCTCGACGGCACCGACGCGGTGATGCTCTCGGGCGAGACCGCCATCGGCGACGACCCCGTCCGCGTCGTCGAGACGATGGACCGGATCGTCCGCCAGGTCGAATCCAGCGACGAGTACGCCGAGGGCCGCGAGGGGCGGATCCCGACGCCCGACGGCGACTCCCGCACGGAGGCGCTGGCCCGCTCGGCGCGCTACCTCGCCCGCGACGTCGGCGCGAGCGCCATCGTCGCCGCCTCCGAATCGGGCTATACGGCCCGGAAGACCGCGAAGTTCCGCCCGGCCGTCCCGGTGGTCGCGACGACGCCGACCGATCGGGTCCGCCGCCAGCTCGCGCTCTCGTGGGGGGTCATCCCGACCTACTCGCCGTACCGCGACGGCATCGACCAGATGATGGACGACGCGGTCGACGCCGCGCTCGACGTCGACGCCGCCGCCTCCGGCGACACGCTCGTCGTCCTCTCGGGGATGATGACCGAACTGGAGGGCACGAACACGACGAACATGTTGAAGCTCCACGTCGCCGCCGAGGCCGTCGCCACGGGCCGGAAGGTCGTCGGCGGCCGGATCGCGGGGCCGCTCGCGGTCTCCTCGGACGGCGACCTCTCCGGGGTCCCCGAGGGCGCGATCCTCGCGCTGCCGGCGGACTTCGACGGCGAGTTCGACGGCGACGCGGCGAAGCTCGGCGGGATCGTCGACGCGCGGCCGGGGATGACCGGCTACCCCGCGCTCGTCGCCCGCGAGCTCGATCTGCCGATGATCTCGGGCGCGCCGCTGCCGGAGCGGCTCTCGCCGGGCACGACCCTGACGCTGCACGCCGAACGCGGCATCGTCTACGAGGGCGACGTGATCAGACACCGCCGCGAGCCCGACCGCGGGCGTCGCGGGCGGTAG